From a single Streptomyces misionensis genomic region:
- a CDS encoding cyclic nucleotide-binding domain-containing protein, whose product MTKAIKLLTALPQAQRERLMELAKEVSFPEDTRIFEAGGTADRFWVIRSGAVHLDQEVTARRRVTVATLGAGDLLGWSWLFPPYQWDFGSVAFSNVRAYEFDGPSVLALCVEDPLLGLSLVRSVAEILAHRLEITRGRLMEQYTLGRRSPM is encoded by the coding sequence ATGACCAAAGCGATAAAACTGCTGACCGCCCTGCCCCAGGCGCAGCGCGAGCGCCTGATGGAGCTGGCCAAGGAGGTGTCCTTCCCGGAGGACACCCGTATCTTCGAGGCGGGCGGCACGGCCGACCGGTTCTGGGTGATCCGTTCGGGCGCGGTCCATCTGGACCAGGAGGTCACCGCGCGCAGGCGGGTGACCGTGGCCACGCTCGGCGCGGGCGACCTGCTCGGCTGGTCCTGGCTCTTCCCGCCGTACCAGTGGGACTTCGGCTCGGTGGCCTTCAGCAATGTGCGTGCCTACGAGTTCGACGGGCCCTCGGTGCTCGCGCTGTGCGTGGAGGACCCGCTGCTCGGGCTGTCGCTGGTGCGCTCGGTGGCCGAGATCCTCGCCCACCGGCTGGAGATCACCCGCGGCAGGCTGATGGAGCAGTACACGCTGGGCCGCCGCAGTCCGATGTAG
- a CDS encoding MFS transporter, whose amino-acid sequence MNTSESTTETGDDAPTADNPPRRGWRRWAMDTRPLRIPAYRRLWSSTIVTAVGSQLTAVAVPKQIYDITHSSAWVGYASLAGLVPMVVFALWGGAVADTVDRRKLLLVTNIGIAVTSLLFWAQAVGGLDSVVVLMVLLALQQAFFGLNSPARNASIARLVPAPELPAANALSSTVMQTGLVAGPLLAGVLIPAIGLPELYLIDALALCVTVWAVFRLPALPPLGDGPARRAGVRAIADGFRYISGHKVLLLSFLADIVAMVFGMPRALFPQLAAQTYDGWGEGLALGVLFAGIPVGAVLGGLFSGAFSRARRHGWMVIGAVVGWGVAIAGFGLSGNLWVALAFLAAAGVADMISMVFRGAILLSAATDEMRGRMQGVFTVVVAGGPRLADVLHGTAGSLFGPRAAVAGGGALVVVLMLALAAAVPALRRYRI is encoded by the coding sequence GTGAACACGAGCGAGAGCACGACCGAGACCGGCGACGACGCCCCGACGGCCGACAACCCGCCCCGCCGGGGCTGGCGGCGCTGGGCGATGGACACCCGCCCGCTGCGCATCCCCGCCTACCGGCGCCTGTGGTCCTCGACCATCGTGACCGCCGTGGGCAGTCAGCTCACCGCGGTCGCCGTACCCAAGCAGATCTACGACATCACCCACTCCTCGGCCTGGGTCGGCTACGCGAGCCTCGCCGGTCTGGTGCCCATGGTGGTGTTCGCGCTGTGGGGCGGGGCGGTCGCCGACACCGTGGACCGCCGCAAGCTGCTGCTGGTGACCAACATCGGCATCGCGGTGACCTCCCTGCTGTTCTGGGCGCAGGCCGTCGGCGGGCTGGACTCGGTGGTCGTCCTCATGGTGCTGCTCGCGCTCCAGCAGGCCTTCTTCGGTCTCAACTCCCCGGCCCGCAACGCCTCCATCGCCCGGCTGGTCCCGGCCCCGGAACTGCCCGCGGCCAACGCGCTCAGCTCCACCGTGATGCAGACCGGACTGGTGGCCGGCCCGCTGCTCGCGGGTGTGCTGATCCCGGCGATCGGGCTGCCCGAGCTGTACCTGATCGACGCGCTCGCGCTGTGCGTCACCGTGTGGGCCGTCTTCCGGCTGCCCGCGCTGCCCCCGCTCGGCGACGGCCCGGCCCGCCGTGCCGGGGTGCGCGCGATAGCCGACGGGTTCCGCTACATATCCGGGCACAAGGTACTGCTGCTGTCCTTCCTCGCCGACATCGTCGCCATGGTGTTCGGCATGCCCCGCGCCCTGTTCCCGCAGCTGGCCGCGCAGACCTACGACGGATGGGGCGAGGGGCTCGCGCTCGGCGTGCTGTTCGCCGGCATCCCGGTCGGCGCGGTGCTCGGCGGGCTGTTCTCGGGCGCCTTCTCCCGGGCCCGCCGGCACGGCTGGATGGTCATCGGCGCGGTCGTCGGCTGGGGTGTGGCCATCGCCGGATTCGGGCTCAGCGGCAATCTCTGGGTCGCGCTGGCCTTCCTCGCCGCGGCCGGTGTCGCGGACATGATCTCGATGGTCTTCCGGGGCGCGATCCTGCTGTCCGCCGCGACCGACGAGATGCGCGGCCGGATGCAGGGCGTGTTCACCGTCGTGGTGGCGGGCGGCCCGCGGCTGGCCGACGTGCTGCACGGCACCGCCGGCTCCCTGTTCGGTCCGCGCGCGGCCGTCGCGGGCGGCGGCGCCCTGGTCGTCGTGCTGATGCTGGCCCTGGCCGCGGCCGTGCCGGCGCTGCGGCGCTACCGGATCTGA
- a CDS encoding LysE/ArgO family amino acid transporter, with translation MNNTALTAAVAGFGTGMSLIVAIGAQNAFVLRQGVRRDAVLAVVGICALSDAVLISLGVGGVGALVVAWPGAVRAVGIVGGVFLLCYGLLAARRVVRPAATGLTAVGEAAGSRRRAVLTCLAMTWLNPHVYLDTVFLLGSLAADRGPLRWTFGLGAVLASLCWFTALGFGARLLGRYLARPGAWRILDGLVAATMLVLGGSLLLGG, from the coding sequence ATGAACAACACCGCCCTGACCGCCGCGGTCGCCGGGTTCGGCACCGGCATGTCCCTGATCGTCGCCATCGGCGCCCAGAACGCCTTCGTCCTGCGGCAGGGGGTGCGCCGGGACGCCGTCCTCGCCGTGGTCGGGATCTGCGCCCTGTCCGACGCGGTGCTCATCTCCCTCGGCGTCGGCGGTGTCGGCGCCCTGGTGGTGGCCTGGCCGGGCGCGGTCCGCGCGGTGGGGATCGTCGGCGGCGTCTTCCTGCTCTGCTACGGGCTGCTCGCCGCGCGCCGGGTGGTGCGGCCGGCCGCCACCGGCCTGACCGCGGTGGGCGAGGCGGCCGGTTCCCGGCGCCGTGCGGTGCTCACCTGTCTGGCGATGACCTGGCTCAATCCCCATGTCTATCTGGACACCGTCTTCCTGCTGGGTTCCCTCGCCGCCGACCGGGGCCCGCTGCGCTGGACCTTCGGGCTCGGCGCCGTGCTCGCCAGCCTGTGCTGGTTCACCGCGCTCGGCTTCGGCGCCCGGCTGCTCGGCCGGTACCTGGCCCGGCCCGGCGCCTGGCGGATCCTGGACGGCCTGGTCGCCGCCACCATGCTCGTGCTGGGCGGCTCCCTGCTCCTCGGGGGCTGA
- a CDS encoding LysR family transcriptional regulator ArgP — protein MDLPLDQVRTLLAVVDEGTFDAAAAALHVTPSAVSQRVKALEQRTGRVLLQRTKPVRPTESGAVLVRYARQLARLERDAWGELGLSGAGEPTRVSVAVNADSLATWFLPALSRVPGLCFELHREDEGHTAVLLREGLVMAAVTSSPDPVPGCTARPLGRMRYLPAAEPEFARTRIAGRPLVDGLTTAPVVVFDRKDDFQDAYVRRLGGASAGPLRHYVPTSEGFLDAVAAGLGWGMVPEVQAYPLLDQGLLTLLAPGEWMDVTLYWQQWKLDSPALAALADAVTATAAEALRG, from the coding sequence ATGGACCTTCCCCTGGACCAGGTACGGACGCTGCTCGCGGTGGTCGACGAGGGCACCTTCGACGCGGCGGCCGCCGCCCTGCACGTGACACCGTCGGCGGTCAGCCAGCGGGTCAAGGCCCTCGAACAGCGCACCGGGCGGGTGCTGCTGCAACGGACCAAACCGGTACGGCCCACCGAGTCCGGCGCGGTGCTGGTGCGCTACGCCCGCCAGCTCGCCCGGCTCGAACGGGACGCGTGGGGCGAGCTGGGGCTCAGCGGGGCCGGGGAGCCCACCCGGGTGTCGGTCGCGGTGAACGCGGACTCGCTGGCGACCTGGTTCCTGCCGGCGCTGAGCCGCGTACCGGGGCTCTGCTTCGAGCTGCACCGCGAGGACGAGGGCCACACGGCGGTGCTGCTGCGCGAGGGGCTGGTGATGGCGGCGGTGACCTCGTCGCCCGACCCGGTGCCCGGCTGCACGGCGCGTCCGCTCGGCCGGATGCGCTATCTCCCGGCCGCGGAACCGGAGTTCGCCCGCACCCGGATCGCCGGCCGGCCCCTGGTGGACGGCCTGACCACGGCGCCCGTGGTGGTCTTCGACCGCAAGGACGACTTCCAGGACGCCTATGTCCGCCGGCTGGGCGGTGCCTCGGCCGGTCCGCTCCGGCACTACGTGCCCACCTCGGAGGGCTTTCTCGACGCGGTCGCCGCGGGCCTCGGCTGGGGCATGGTGCCCGAGGTCCAGGCGTACCCCCTGCTGGACCAGGGCCTGCTGACCCTGCTCGCGCCCGGCGAGTGGATGGACGTCACCCTGTACTGGCAGCAGTGGAAGCTCGACTCCCCCGCGCTGGCGGCACTGGCCGACGCGGTGACGGCCACGGCGGCCGAGGCCCTGCGAGGCTGA
- a CDS encoding WhiB family transcriptional regulator, with translation MENWRDHAACRHEDPDLFFPIGSTGPAQVQAERAKVVCGRCPVRQQCLDWALDTGQGIGIWGGTTEVERRTLRRRARSHPRSG, from the coding sequence ATGGAGAACTGGCGCGATCATGCCGCGTGCCGTCATGAGGACCCCGATCTCTTCTTCCCCATAGGCAGCACCGGGCCCGCGCAGGTGCAGGCCGAGCGGGCCAAGGTGGTGTGCGGGCGCTGCCCGGTCCGGCAGCAGTGCCTCGACTGGGCGCTGGACACCGGCCAGGGCATCGGCATCTGGGGCGGTACCACCGAGGTGGAGCGCCGGACGCTGCGCCGCCGGGCCCGCTCCCACCCGCGCTCGGGCTGA
- a CDS encoding DUF6098 family protein, with amino-acid sequence MSASDDLPTVSTLAEAAELVAWHRGLYVRWSRGPGVDLRAVSSIDELTGVLMPGLSANPLDVEDWWGDRPLRLWTARRLYDYAHLPHDKGPGVRPWVLTGRENGRGPDNEPLVTEVEPLCWIADEVIEAARTEVNRQEREWGTLRRGG; translated from the coding sequence ATGAGCGCATCGGACGACCTGCCCACCGTGTCCACGCTCGCCGAGGCGGCCGAGCTGGTGGCCTGGCACCGCGGCCTGTACGTGCGTTGGTCCAGGGGACCCGGCGTCGACCTCCGCGCCGTCTCCAGCATCGACGAGCTGACCGGCGTCCTCATGCCCGGCCTGTCCGCCAACCCCCTTGACGTGGAGGACTGGTGGGGTGACCGCCCGCTCCGGCTGTGGACGGCCCGTCGCCTGTACGACTACGCGCACCTGCCCCACGACAAGGGGCCCGGCGTGCGCCCCTGGGTCCTCACGGGCCGGGAGAACGGCCGGGGCCCCGACAACGAGCCCCTGGTGACCGAGGTCGAGCCGCTGTGCTGGATCGCCGACGAGGTGATCGAGGCGGCCCGCACGGAGGTGAACCGGCAGGAGCGGGAGTGGGGCACCCTGCGCCGCGGCGGCTGA
- a CDS encoding sensor histidine kinase, producing MRKRLLVRLLSVSALIAVCSVAATAWLAVTTTTSALKEEQGQDLAVDNSILAQLSGYAAAHPDWSGVHRTVRELAERTGRRIALTTPDRALLADSAPRGTPLPPRPAAGVDPLRTDTYSETGAQLSGIDPRAVGPYLLPARERAQLAALADRDQRCYARYGIRVTVARTPSGRPVLADTDGADPAGYGLTDCGDGRLSGPTPTERRALDALSGLARPCLRQAGLAVGDRPLFPVYEPNAKDHFGGGPLLAKLAAAGGGTVRAAQSCLLTARRTQLEPYVAPGAELFLGIGDRNPSRFDMSPANKAKVVSAAGLVLAVTVAVTAAVAVRLVRPLRALTEAAQAPPERHVRVPVTTRDETGILAEAFNALTERRERLEAQRKAMVSDIAHELRSPLTNIRGWLEVMRDGVVEPDPGLLDSLHEEAVVLQRIIDDLQDLAAADAGTLRLHREPLPAAELLAQVAAAHRVAADAARVTLVTEADPAVWLDADPVRMRQVLGNLVSNALRHTPPDGTVTLTARRDGADALLTVADTGSGIAPEDLPRVFERFWRAEKSRSRRTGGSGLGLSIVRQLVAAHGGTAEAASEPGAGSVFTLRLAAGEAPGEEP from the coding sequence TTGCGCAAGCGGCTCCTCGTCCGCCTGCTGTCCGTCTCGGCGCTGATCGCCGTCTGCTCGGTGGCGGCCACCGCCTGGCTCGCGGTGACCACCACCACCAGCGCCCTGAAGGAGGAGCAGGGCCAGGACCTCGCCGTCGACAACAGCATCCTCGCGCAACTCAGCGGGTACGCGGCCGCGCATCCCGACTGGTCCGGCGTCCACCGCACCGTGCGCGAGCTGGCCGAGCGCACCGGCCGCCGGATCGCGCTCACCACCCCCGACCGCGCCCTGCTGGCCGACTCCGCGCCCCGCGGCACCCCGCTGCCGCCCCGGCCCGCCGCGGGCGTCGACCCGCTGCGCACCGACACCTACAGCGAGACCGGCGCCCAGCTCAGCGGCATCGACCCGCGCGCGGTCGGCCCGTATCTGCTGCCCGCGAGGGAACGCGCCCAACTGGCCGCGCTGGCCGACCGGGACCAGCGGTGCTACGCCCGCTACGGCATCCGGGTCACCGTGGCGCGCACCCCCAGCGGACGCCCCGTGCTCGCCGACACCGACGGCGCCGACCCCGCCGGCTACGGCCTCACGGACTGCGGGGACGGACGGCTGAGCGGCCCCACACCGACCGAGCGCAGGGCCCTGGACGCGTTGTCCGGCCTCGCCCGCCCCTGTCTGCGCCAGGCGGGCCTGGCGGTCGGCGACCGGCCGCTGTTCCCCGTCTACGAGCCGAACGCCAAGGACCACTTCGGCGGCGGCCCGCTGCTCGCCAAGCTCGCCGCCGCCGGGGGCGGCACGGTCCGGGCGGCCCAGAGTTGTCTGCTCACCGCCCGCCGCACCCAGCTGGAGCCCTATGTCGCCCCGGGCGCCGAACTGTTCCTCGGCATCGGCGACCGCAACCCCTCCCGCTTCGACATGTCCCCGGCCAACAAGGCCAAGGTGGTCTCCGCCGCCGGACTGGTCCTCGCCGTCACCGTCGCGGTGACCGCCGCCGTCGCGGTCCGGCTGGTCCGGCCGCTGCGCGCGCTGACCGAGGCCGCGCAGGCGCCGCCCGAGCGGCATGTGCGGGTACCGGTGACCACCCGGGACGAGACCGGCATCCTCGCGGAGGCGTTCAACGCCCTCACCGAGCGCCGCGAACGCCTGGAGGCCCAGCGCAAGGCCATGGTCAGCGACATCGCGCACGAACTGCGCAGCCCGCTGACCAACATCCGCGGCTGGCTGGAGGTGATGCGCGACGGCGTGGTGGAGCCCGACCCGGGTCTGCTGGACTCCCTGCACGAGGAGGCGGTCGTCCTCCAGCGGATCATCGACGACCTCCAGGACCTCGCCGCCGCCGACGCGGGCACGCTGCGTCTGCACCGCGAGCCGCTGCCGGCGGCGGAACTGCTGGCCCAGGTCGCCGCCGCGCACCGGGTGGCCGCGGACGCCGCCCGGGTGACGCTGGTGACCGAGGCCGACCCCGCCGTGTGGCTGGACGCCGACCCGGTGCGGATGCGGCAGGTGCTCGGCAACCTCGTCTCCAACGCGCTGCGGCACACCCCGCCCGACGGCACGGTCACGCTGACCGCCCGCCGGGACGGCGCGGACGCGCTGCTCACCGTCGCCGACACCGGCTCGGGGATCGCCCCCGAGGATCTGCCGCGGGTCTTCGAGCGGTTCTGGCGCGCGGAGAAGTCCCGCAGCCGCCGCACCGGGGGCAGCGGGCTCGGGCTGTCCATCGTCCGCCAGCTGGTCGCCGCGCACGGCGGCACCGCGGAGGCGGCGAGCGAGCCCGGCGCGGGTTCGGTGTTCACCCTGCGGCTTGCGGCCGGGGAAGCGCCGGGCGAGGAGCCGTGA
- a CDS encoding response regulator transcription factor, whose amino-acid sequence MCAHVLVAEDDEKQAELIRRSLLAEGHTATVVHDGAAALDAARRLRPDLLVLDLMLPVLDGFDVCRRLRRDDGEPAVPVVMLTARSGEDDLLLGLDLGADDYLTKPYSPRELMARIRTVLRRSGRARGDDPAVRAAGISVDPVRHEVRRDGALVECTPAEFQILLAMAAEPERVFTRHQLLQCTRGFDRSSTERAIDVHIMNLRRKIEADPRRPVRLLTVFGVGYKLGGGRM is encoded by the coding sequence GTGTGCGCACATGTGCTGGTCGCCGAGGACGACGAGAAACAGGCCGAACTCATCCGCCGCTCCCTGCTGGCCGAGGGACACACCGCGACGGTGGTGCACGACGGCGCGGCCGCGCTCGACGCGGCCCGCCGCCTGCGGCCCGACCTGCTCGTCCTCGACCTGATGCTGCCGGTCCTCGACGGCTTCGACGTCTGCCGCCGGCTGCGGCGGGACGACGGTGAGCCGGCGGTGCCCGTGGTGATGCTCACGGCCCGCTCCGGCGAGGACGACCTGCTGCTCGGCCTCGACCTGGGCGCCGACGACTACCTCACCAAGCCGTACAGTCCGCGCGAGCTGATGGCCCGCATCCGCACCGTGCTGCGGCGCAGCGGCCGGGCGCGCGGCGACGACCCGGCCGTGCGGGCCGCGGGGATCAGCGTCGACCCCGTGCGGCACGAAGTGCGCCGCGACGGCGCGTTGGTGGAGTGCACCCCGGCCGAGTTCCAGATCCTGCTGGCCATGGCGGCCGAGCCCGAGCGGGTGTTCACCCGGCACCAACTCCTCCAGTGCACCCGGGGTTTCGACCGGTCCTCCACCGAACGGGCCATCGACGTGCACATCATGAACCTGCGCCGCAAGATCGAGGCCGACCCCCGGCGTCCGGTCCGGCTGCTCACCGTGTTCGGCGTCGGCTACAAGCTCGGCGGGGGCCGGATGTGA
- a CDS encoding L,D-transpeptidase family protein has product MINRRTAVGLLASPLLLTGCGGGAGGTGRRTPATRPAPATGTTSQADQAHQGIPGLGPLRSAAIPKQCGQVVVATGRGPDSPQCTVVLHQRTADGWQAGPGWPAHNALRGWSAHHMLNDLRSPLGVYTLSDAGGLLPDPGSKLPYHQSLRFHSPGTGFEGEPLDGCFDYVIAIDYNRKPGTSPLDWTRPLGEKRGGGVWLHVDHGGPTHGCVSVSKGHMKELLRTLDPARHPVVAMGYADWLAA; this is encoded by the coding sequence ATGATCAACCGCAGAACCGCCGTCGGCCTCCTCGCCTCCCCGCTGCTGCTCACCGGCTGCGGCGGCGGGGCCGGGGGGACCGGGCGCCGTACGCCGGCCACCCGGCCGGCACCCGCGACGGGCACCACCTCCCAGGCCGACCAGGCCCACCAGGGCATACCCGGACTCGGACCCCTCCGCTCGGCGGCGATACCGAAGCAGTGCGGCCAGGTCGTCGTCGCCACCGGGCGCGGCCCCGACTCCCCGCAGTGCACGGTCGTCCTGCACCAGCGCACCGCCGACGGCTGGCAGGCGGGCCCCGGTTGGCCCGCGCACAACGCCCTGCGCGGCTGGAGCGCCCACCACATGCTGAACGACCTGCGCTCCCCGCTCGGCGTCTACACCCTCTCGGACGCCGGGGGGCTGCTGCCCGACCCGGGCAGCAAGCTGCCCTACCACCAGTCCCTCCGGTTCCACTCGCCCGGCACCGGCTTCGAGGGCGAACCCCTGGACGGCTGCTTCGACTACGTCATCGCCATCGACTACAACCGCAAGCCCGGCACCTCCCCGCTGGACTGGACCCGCCCGCTGGGCGAGAAGCGCGGCGGGGGCGTCTGGCTGCACGTCGACCACGGCGGCCCCACCCACGGCTGCGTCAGCGTCTCCAAGGGACACATGAAGGAGCTGCTGCGCACCCTCGACCCGGCGCGGCACCCGGTCGTCGCGATGGGGTACGCCGACTGGCTCGCCGCTTGA
- a CDS encoding M1 family metallopeptidase, with product MTPPRRQPARRRGTAFGRRTVLATVPVAVAALLGAAAPAGTGTTGAAGAGDPYFPLSGNGGYHVRHYDLTLRYQSGGRLSGTAVLTARATQPLTRFDLDLKGLTVDGVTVDRAAATAVARSGQELVVTPRHALRTGQDFTVTVRYHGTPKPVTDPDGSADGWIPTDDGAFVANEPQGAMTWFPANAHPKDKSSYDFTITVPKGRTAVANGVLLGQRTAGGETTFRWRETQPMAAYLATATIGTFQVHRYTTRDGIQVYDAVDPREAAAAAPVLAKLPSVLEWESKLFGPYPFKSAGSIVDHADVGYALETQTRPLYDSAPDILTLVHESAHQWYGDSVSLTSWKDIWLNEGFATYAEWLYSEQHGGASAQKAFDALYARPADDGLWAYPPGDPGSGENIFGSPVYERGAMALHELRKAVGDTAFLRILRAWATGHRYGHGTTAQFVRLAEKESGKRLEPLFRTWLFTKGKPNRG from the coding sequence GTGACGCCACCCCGCAGACAGCCCGCACGCCGCCGTGGCACGGCATTCGGCCGCCGGACGGTCCTCGCCACCGTGCCCGTCGCCGTCGCCGCCCTCCTCGGCGCCGCCGCACCGGCAGGGACGGGCACCACCGGAGCGGCCGGCGCGGGCGACCCCTACTTCCCGCTCAGCGGCAACGGCGGCTACCACGTGCGCCACTACGACCTGACGCTGCGCTACCAAAGCGGCGGCCGGCTGTCCGGCACCGCGGTCCTCACCGCCCGCGCCACCCAGCCGCTCACCCGCTTCGACCTCGACCTGAAGGGGCTGACGGTCGACGGCGTCACCGTCGACCGCGCCGCGGCCACCGCCGTCGCACGCTCCGGACAGGAACTCGTCGTCACCCCGCGCCACGCCCTGCGCACCGGCCAGGACTTCACGGTCACCGTCCGGTACCACGGCACCCCGAAGCCGGTCACCGACCCGGACGGCTCGGCGGACGGCTGGATCCCCACCGACGACGGCGCGTTCGTCGCCAACGAACCGCAGGGCGCCATGACGTGGTTCCCGGCGAACGCCCACCCCAAGGACAAGTCGTCGTACGACTTCACGATCACCGTGCCCAAGGGCCGCACCGCCGTCGCCAACGGCGTCCTGCTCGGGCAGCGCACCGCCGGGGGCGAGACCACCTTCCGCTGGCGCGAGACCCAGCCGATGGCCGCCTACCTGGCCACCGCCACCATCGGCACCTTCCAGGTCCACCGGTACACCACCCGCGACGGCATCCAGGTGTACGACGCCGTCGACCCGCGCGAGGCCGCGGCCGCCGCCCCGGTGCTCGCCAAGCTGCCCTCCGTCCTGGAGTGGGAGAGCAAGCTGTTCGGGCCCTACCCGTTCAAGTCCGCAGGGTCCATCGTCGACCACGCGGACGTCGGCTACGCCCTGGAGACCCAGACCCGCCCGCTCTACGACTCCGCGCCCGACATCCTCACCCTCGTGCACGAGAGCGCCCACCAGTGGTACGGCGACTCGGTGTCGCTGACCTCCTGGAAGGACATCTGGCTCAACGAGGGCTTCGCCACCTACGCGGAGTGGCTCTACTCGGAACAGCACGGCGGCGCCAGCGCCCAGAAGGCCTTCGACGCCCTCTACGCCCGCCCGGCGGACGACGGGCTGTGGGCCTACCCGCCCGGCGACCCGGGCAGCGGCGAGAACATCTTCGGCAGCCCCGTCTACGAGCGCGGCGCCATGGCCCTGCACGAGCTGCGCAAGGCGGTCGGCGACACGGCCTTCCTCCGCATCCTGCGCGCCTGGGCCACCGGGCACCGCTACGGGCACGGCACCACCGCGCAGTTCGTCCGGCTCGCGGAGAAGGAGTCCGGAAAGCGGCTGGAACCCCTCTTCCGCACCTGGCTGTTCACGAAGGGCAAGCCGAACAGGGGCTGA
- a CDS encoding DUF488 domain-containing protein, with protein MSVRVRRIYEEPDPDDGLRVLVDRLWPRGMTKGEAHVDEWPKGLTPSAELRTWFHGGGSYEEFRRRYEAELDAPEAAELLDGLRESVRKGRVTLLTASKTPERSHAQVLLEQLGG; from the coding sequence ATGAGCGTGCGGGTACGCCGGATCTACGAAGAACCCGATCCCGACGACGGCCTGCGGGTCCTGGTCGACCGGCTCTGGCCGCGCGGGATGACCAAGGGCGAGGCGCACGTGGACGAGTGGCCCAAGGGGCTCACTCCGTCGGCCGAGCTGCGCACCTGGTTCCACGGCGGCGGCTCCTACGAGGAGTTCCGCCGCCGCTACGAGGCGGAACTGGACGCCCCGGAGGCCGCCGAACTCCTCGACGGCCTGCGTGAGTCCGTCCGCAAGGGCCGCGTGACCCTGCTGACGGCGTCGAAGACGCCCGAGCGCAGCCACGCCCAGGTGCTGCTGGAACAGCTCGGCGGCTGA